The Terriglobus sp. RCC_193 genome contains a region encoding:
- a CDS encoding EAL domain-containing protein has protein sequence MAFQPMVNVTTGNVYAYEALVRGPQGQSAASILGRLKENDQFLFHQHCRSRAMTLATNLGITKSNAALSINFLPRAICTPEACSAMTLAAARSLNFPYKRLIFEMTDSERLLDTKQVRTVAREYQRNGFRIALAIDDLQAALSEKAVYKQMRADILKLNMTITRNLHLHPHSQAAIASLQKVCNAEEMDLIAEGVESLEEYVALLRCGIEHMQGYLFAMPGFEALPNFTLPTPTEMDA, from the coding sequence ATGGCATTTCAACCTATGGTGAACGTCACCACAGGCAACGTCTATGCGTATGAGGCTCTCGTCCGCGGACCTCAGGGCCAAAGTGCGGCCAGCATACTCGGGCGATTGAAAGAGAATGATCAGTTTCTTTTTCATCAGCATTGCCGTAGCCGCGCGATGACATTGGCGACCAATCTTGGCATTACAAAATCAAATGCCGCTCTGTCCATCAACTTTCTTCCGCGAGCGATCTGCACACCCGAAGCATGCAGCGCAATGACACTCGCCGCCGCCAGGTCACTGAACTTTCCTTACAAAAGGCTGATCTTTGAAATGACAGATTCAGAGCGACTTCTCGATACCAAACAGGTGAGAACAGTCGCCCGCGAGTATCAGCGCAATGGCTTCCGTATCGCCCTTGCCATTGACGATCTACAAGCGGCCCTCTCAGAGAAAGCCGTGTACAAACAGATGCGAGCCGACATCCTGAAGCTCAATATGACGATCACACGGAACCTGCACCTGCATCCACACTCGCAAGCAGCCATCGCTTCCCTGCAAAAGGTTTGCAATGCAGAAGAGATGGACCTGATCGCAGAAGGGGTGGAAAGCCTGGAAGAGTATGTCGCTTTACTCCGCTGCGGTATTGAACACATGCAGGGTTATCTGTTCGCCATGCCCGGCTTTGAAGCTCTGCCAAACTTCACGCTGCCAACTCCAACTGAAATGGATGCGTGA
- the infB gene encoding translation initiation factor IF-2, translating into MSKVRINDLARELEVKSKEILDALTAVGVTEKKTHSSSIEDDEADKVRKHLTGGRAPARTAAAAEPKKIDLSSARKPGDIQRMLAERRQAEQQAAQAPVPAKPAVVSAAPKQPIVAVVAPPKPPVPPAAPTAVAAPAPVVEVATPPVAEKPVVARPVAPVAPPAPVAPPAAPSRPPITRPVMPTLKIAQPRTESAAPEAPRRTIVPQARQAPVIVHPAPKTGPAIASRPPQGVVVRPGHPASERPAIAGSTPPPQGVVVARPPAAASTPAAPAATPVLGTPPPVPEAAAPVPAAPEEPKRRVIMPQTGPRPSYTAPPQAPSAPPRRPIFQRPGGPGAGPGGARPPYGGPGGPGGPGGGPAGRRPMHPTRTFPGGPPTGPGGRPGFGQRPGFGGPRPGFGGGPRPGGGGLISEGTPGAQKPGMRPAAKKGAAHKKRYEKSKEGPMKGFAPPSRFGGAQIAMGEQPITRTITVTEGVTVKDLAEALGLRGKDLIATLLMRGVLVTVNQSLDNELVKSVSAAYGADAQIQTVEEQLENEAIEGVLTDTSGMTEIVRPPVVTVMGHVDHGKTSLLDAIRSTDVASGEAGGITQHIGAYKVHVTKEDSPAFGREIVFLDTPGHEAFTRMRARGAKVTDIVVVVVAADDGVMPQTIEAIDHAKAAKVPIIVAINKIDKPGADSNKVKAQLAERGLQLVGWGGDVEFVEVSAKQRINLDGLEEMICLVADTNAQKAIPERPAVGTVIEAKLDRGRGAVASILVQNGTLKVGDSYIVGNTFGKIRAMFDDRGRSIETAGPSTPVEILGLESIPDAGDTFIVMSDRDRAKEIARYRTLKEREAQLAKSSRVSLEGLAEQIKQAGVKDLNLVLKGDVQGSVQVLIDSLQRMTTEKVRVRVLHSGVGAITESDVLLATASNAVIIGFNVRPERKAQELADQDNVEIRLHSIIYELQDEIQKAMLGLLDPVFRENYLGRAEVLNVFKITKVGQIAGCVVRDGTITRNSQVRVMRDGAEVWKGKITNLKRFKDDVREVTNGMECGIDLSLRDIRVGDLIEAFSTEKMAAELGENLAEKKAAEAKASEPATV; encoded by the coding sequence AAGACTCACTCGAGTTCCATCGAGGATGACGAAGCAGACAAGGTTCGCAAGCACCTGACTGGCGGTCGCGCACCTGCACGTACGGCAGCCGCCGCCGAGCCGAAAAAGATTGATTTGTCGAGCGCGCGTAAGCCGGGCGATATTCAGCGGATGCTGGCGGAGCGTCGCCAGGCTGAGCAGCAGGCCGCCCAGGCTCCTGTTCCGGCAAAGCCGGCAGTTGTGTCGGCAGCACCGAAGCAACCGATTGTTGCGGTGGTAGCGCCGCCCAAACCGCCTGTGCCTCCTGCTGCTCCGACTGCCGTTGCTGCACCTGCGCCTGTGGTGGAAGTGGCAACTCCTCCCGTGGCTGAGAAGCCCGTGGTCGCTCGTCCAGTCGCCCCAGTTGCCCCTCCTGCGCCCGTTGCTCCTCCAGCAGCGCCTTCGCGCCCTCCGATCACGCGCCCAGTGATGCCGACGCTGAAGATTGCCCAGCCGCGCACTGAGTCTGCTGCACCGGAGGCTCCGCGCCGCACAATCGTTCCGCAGGCACGCCAGGCCCCTGTTATCGTGCATCCCGCACCGAAAACAGGTCCGGCGATTGCCTCACGTCCGCCGCAGGGTGTGGTGGTACGTCCGGGACATCCCGCATCTGAACGTCCGGCAATTGCTGGCAGCACGCCTCCGCCGCAGGGCGTAGTCGTTGCGCGTCCTCCAGCCGCTGCATCAACTCCCGCAGCACCTGCTGCAACGCCGGTTCTGGGCACTCCGCCTCCTGTTCCGGAAGCTGCAGCACCGGTGCCGGCAGCTCCTGAAGAGCCGAAGCGTCGCGTCATCATGCCGCAGACAGGCCCGCGCCCGTCGTACACCGCGCCTCCGCAGGCTCCCAGTGCGCCGCCGCGTCGTCCTATCTTCCAGCGCCCGGGTGGTCCCGGTGCCGGACCGGGGGGGGCTCGTCCCCCTTATGGTGGCCCCGGAGGCCCGGGTGGTCCCGGCGGTGGTCCTGCTGGCCGTCGTCCCATGCATCCGACGCGGACGTTCCCCGGCGGACCTCCAACCGGTCCCGGCGGACGCCCTGGCTTCGGTCAGCGTCCGGGCTTTGGTGGTCCCCGTCCTGGATTCGGCGGCGGTCCTCGCCCCGGTGGCGGTGGTCTGATCTCAGAAGGCACCCCGGGAGCGCAGAAGCCCGGTATGCGTCCTGCTGCCAAAAAAGGTGCGGCACACAAGAAGCGTTACGAAAAGAGCAAAGAAGGCCCAATGAAGGGCTTTGCGCCACCGTCGCGGTTTGGCGGAGCGCAGATTGCTATGGGCGAACAGCCCATTACGCGCACCATTACCGTGACGGAAGGCGTTACCGTAAAGGACCTGGCAGAAGCACTTGGTCTCCGCGGTAAGGATCTGATCGCTACGTTGCTGATGCGCGGTGTTCTGGTCACTGTCAATCAGTCGCTGGATAACGAATTGGTGAAATCCGTCTCCGCCGCCTATGGCGCGGATGCACAGATTCAGACCGTGGAAGAGCAGCTTGAGAATGAAGCGATCGAAGGCGTCCTGACAGATACCAGCGGTATGACGGAAATCGTCCGTCCGCCGGTGGTTACCGTCATGGGCCACGTCGATCACGGTAAGACTTCGTTGCTCGATGCGATTCGTTCTACTGACGTGGCCAGCGGCGAAGCCGGTGGTATCACGCAGCACATCGGTGCATACAAGGTGCACGTCACCAAGGAAGATTCGCCTGCCTTTGGCCGCGAGATTGTCTTCCTGGATACGCCGGGTCACGAAGCCTTTACCCGCATGCGTGCACGCGGCGCCAAGGTTACGGACATCGTTGTTGTGGTGGTTGCAGCGGATGACGGTGTGATGCCGCAGACGATTGAAGCCATTGATCACGCGAAGGCAGCAAAGGTGCCGATCATCGTGGCGATCAATAAGATCGACAAGCCCGGTGCGGACAGCAATAAGGTGAAGGCCCAGCTTGCCGAGCGTGGTCTTCAGCTTGTGGGCTGGGGCGGCGACGTGGAATTCGTTGAAGTTTCCGCGAAGCAGCGTATCAACCTGGACGGCCTGGAAGAGATGATCTGTCTCGTTGCCGACACAAACGCACAGAAGGCAATTCCTGAGCGTCCGGCAGTGGGTACCGTTATCGAAGCCAAGCTGGATCGTGGCCGCGGTGCGGTTGCGTCCATCCTGGTGCAGAACGGAACGCTGAAGGTGGGCGACAGCTATATCGTCGGTAACACGTTCGGTAAGATCCGCGCCATGTTCGACGATCGCGGCCGTTCCATTGAAACTGCAGGACCTTCGACACCTGTTGAAATCCTTGGTCTGGAGAGCATTCCGGACGCTGGCGACACGTTTATTGTGATGAGCGATCGTGACCGTGCCAAGGAAATTGCACGCTACCGTACGCTCAAGGAGCGCGAAGCACAGCTTGCGAAGAGCAGCCGTGTGTCGCTGGAAGGCCTTGCAGAACAGATCAAGCAGGCTGGCGTTAAGGATCTCAACCTTGTTCTCAAGGGCGACGTGCAGGGCTCGGTGCAGGTGCTGATCGACAGCCTGCAGCGCATGACGACGGAAAAGGTACGTGTCCGCGTGCTGCACTCCGGCGTCGGCGCCATCACCGAAAGCGATGTGCTGCTGGCCACCGCGTCGAACGCCGTCATCATCGGCTTCAACGTGCGTCCAGAGCGCAAAGCACAGGAACTGGCGGATCAGGACAACGTGGAAATTCGTCTGCACTCCATCATTTACGAGCTGCAGGACGAGATTCAAAAGGCCATGCTTGGCCTGTTGGATCCGGTCTTCCGCGAGAACTACCTGGGCCGTGCAGAAGTGCTCAACGTCTTCAAGATCACGAAGGTCGGTCAGATTGCCGGCTGCGTGGTTCGCGATGGCACGATCACCCGCAACTCGCAGGTACGCGTGATGCGCGACGGTGCCGAAGTCTGGAAGGGCAAGATCACCAACCTGAAGCGCTTCAAGGACGACGTTCGTGAAGTGACCAACGGCATGGAATGCGGTATCGATCTCAGCCTGCGGGACATTCGCGTGGGTGACTTGATCGAGGCGTTCTCCACGGAGAAGATGGCTGCGGAACTGGGCGAGAATCTTGCGGAGAAGAAAGCCGCCGAGGCCAAGGCTTCGGAGCCAGCTACCGTGTAA